DNA sequence from the Thermodesulfitimonas autotrophica genome:
ACCCCGAGCGCGATGCCCTGGAATATTTCGCACTGGGGCTCCCGCCAGAAGTTAACCCCCTTTATGCCGATGAAACTCAACCCTAACAAGAAAAAAAGGGCGTAGAAGGTGGCCAACACGGGCCACGGACGGGAGCGGAGCTGAAAGACTGAGGTTACCCCGCACACCCCGAAGAAGAGTACCGGAGCGAAAGTCCCTGAGAAGACCACGTAATGGGTAAACCAGTTGTTGGTAACTACGTGGGAGTGGGCAAAGACCATCAGGAGGCACCCGAGAGTTTTTAGCAGGTCCAAAGCATAATCCCGCTCGCGAGGCAAGAGGCTTACTCCCTCCCGTTGTCAATTGCCTCAGCCAAGGCCGCCTTCGCCTTAAGACTTAATCTTAAACCCGGGAGGCATGTCCGGTCAAGCCCCGTAGCCGCGGCGCGAAGTAGAGGCCGCGGGCTTCCCGGGCAAAATTTTGCCCCGTCAGGGGTTGTTGGTTTCGGCACTGAGCTTTTCCAGGGCGCTCTTTTCAATGCGGGAGACGTAACTGCGCGAGATGCCTAATGCCGCTGCAACCTCGTGCTGGGTGTGACGCTCACCGTTGACGAGGCCGTAGCGGGCGGCGATAATCTTGCGCTCGCGGGAGGTGAGCCGAGCGAGCTTTTCCCGGAGCGTCTTTTTCTGCATGTTCCGGGAGACCTGCTCCTCGACGGCATCGGGTTCGCTTCCGAGGATGTCGATCAGGAAAACTTCGTTCCCCTCTTTGTCAACGCCGACCGGTTCGTAGAGAGAAACCTCGCTGCGGTCTTTCTTCCGGGCCCGCAACCACATCAGGATCTCCGTGTAGTTGACTATTGGTAGCGCAACCCGGGCCTCCGAGATTCAAAAAAAAGAT
Encoded proteins:
- a CDS encoding sigma-70 family RNA polymerase sigma factor, whose translation is MWLRARKKDRSEVSLYEPVGVDKEGNEVFLIDILGSEPDAVEEQVSRNMQKKTLREKLARLTSRERKIIAARYGLVNGERHTQHEVAAALGISRSYVSRIEKSALEKLSAETNNP